In Carya illinoinensis cultivar Pawnee chromosome 6, C.illinoinensisPawnee_v1, whole genome shotgun sequence, a single genomic region encodes these proteins:
- the LOC122313176 gene encoding F-box/kelch-repeat protein At1g67480: protein MPEFMSGKKRFTESNMCMSKSVKQNIPARSENNPLFSSQVVTDLDSPILPGLPDDVAKYCLGLVPRSNFPAMGGVSKRWRSFIQSKEFIIVRKLAGVLEEWLYLLTMDSEGKESHWEVLDCLGHKHRLLPPMPGPVKASFGVVVFNGKLLVMAGFSMIDETASASSDVYQYDSCLNSWSKLSKMNVARYDFACAEVNGMVYVVGGCGIDGESLSSVEVYNPDTNKWTLIESLRRPRWGCFACGFEGKLYVMGGRSNFTIGNSKFVDVYNPERHTWCEMKNGCVMVTAHAVLEKKLFCMEWKNQRKLAIFTPEDNSWKMVPVPLTGSSCIGFRFGILDGKLLLFSVQEEPGYRTLLYDPNAAPGSEWQTTDIKPSGLCFCSVTIKA from the exons ATGCCAGAATTTATGAGTGGAAAGAAGAGATTTACAGAATCAAATATGTGTATGTCCAAGTCTGTCAAGCAAAATATACCTGCTCGTTCGGAAAACAATCCACTTTTTTCTTCTCAAGTTGTTACTGATCTTGATAGCCCCATTCTCCCTGGGCTGCCTGATGATGTGGCAAAGTATTGCCTTGGACTTGTTCCTCGTTCCAACTTCCCAGCCATGGGTGGTGTCTCCAAAAGGTGGAGGTCATTTATTCAAAGCAAAGAATTCATCATCGTGCGGAAATTAGCTGGGGTGCTAGAGGAATGGCTCTATTTATTAACTATGGATTCTGAAGGGAAGGAAAGTCACTGGGAGGTTCTGGATTGTTTAGGCCATAAACACCGGCTTCTGCCACCAATGCCTGGTCCAGTGAAAGCCAGCTTTGGTGTCGTTGTTTTTAATGGAAAGCTTCTTGTCATGGCTGGCTTTTCCATGATTGATGAGACTGCCTCTGCCTCCTCTGATGTTTACCAATATGATTCTTGCCTCAACAG TTGGAGTAAATTATCAAAGATGAATGTGGCTCGGTACGACTTTGCTTGTGCAGAGGTTAATGGTATGGTTTATGTAGTTGGAGGATGTGGGATAGACGGTGAGAGTCTATCTAGTGTGGAGGTATACAACCCTGATACTAACAAATGGACCCTGATAGAGAGTCTTCGCCGCCCAAGGTGGGGCTGCTTTGCATGTGGGTTTGAGGGAAAGCTGTATGTCATGGGTGGAAGATCAAACTTCACAATTGGGAATTCAAAGTTTGTTGATGTGTACAACCCCGAGAGACACACCTGGTGTGAAATGAAGAATGGTTGTGTCATGGTCACTGCTCACGCTGTACTGGAAAAGAAACTCTTTTGTATGGAGTGGAAGAACCAGCGGAAACTAGCAATATTCACTCCAGAGGACAATTCATGGAAGATGGTACCAGTTCCATTAACAGGGAGTTCATGTATTGGCTTTCGATTCGGAATACTGGACGGAAAATTACTACTATTCTCTGTCCAGGAGGAACCTGGTTATCGTACTCTACTGTACGACCCAAATGCAGCACCAGGTTCAGAGTGGCAGACTACCGA